The following coding sequences are from one Culex quinquefasciatus strain JHB chromosome 1, VPISU_Cqui_1.0_pri_paternal, whole genome shotgun sequence window:
- the LOC6052084 gene encoding LOW QUALITY PROTEIN: DNA polymerase iota (The sequence of the model RefSeq protein was modified relative to this genomic sequence to represent the inferred CDS: inserted 2 bases in 2 codons): MDDEELVAAQDHPQHQQQHPRVIIHIDMDYYYAQVEEVLDPSLKDKPVGIKQRFHVVTSNYVAREFGIKKMTLITEARKLCPELVLVDGEDISKYKQMSARINEIMHKFSGNVEKLGLDENYLDVTKEISEQLEQGVEAGLLDRVEGYVYPPLEGCSEREAFRRACGCGCDRRLILGTHMAKEIRDCIXEELGLKCCAGVAHNKLLAKLVGSVNKQNKQTVLLPNCGSSFLASLGSVKALTGIGEKTAEILEEVGVKTVRDLQETSVEKLAKRLGLEQAGRLKEIAFGKDDTPVKATGSXKSVGLEDSCPAISIRADAEDKFRHLIVRLVKNIAEDGRIPIAIKVTIRKHDSVRRTSHRECKQDKIMPSFFRHKDGKLVLADGAQDKILAIVMKLFERMVDLQQPFNITLLGLSFFKFQERRMGTKSIANFLIKKSDIEVQSITNLSNESITLSDSFTSNKSSLSMSTAMDCDSASLASLSGSESDAEPSPKKCRRLATFLARKSGLLSANEDDSSSPSKLRVADLRLNSKEYDQEPCSSSHNNPADIPSTSKSPSFFKNHLSSSTPAKVSPLTLEPTSTATNLPSNVDPEVFNALPPDVQQELLQNWRIAATPTSSSSNAAAAATTAASSSSKSNTLHRYFVKNT; the protein is encoded by the exons ATGGACGACGAAGAGCTCGTCGCGGCACAAGACCATCcgcagcatcagcagcagcacccGCGCGTGATCATCCACATCGACATGGACTATTACTACGCCCAGGTCGAGGAGGTACTGGATCCGTCCTTGAAGGACAAACCGGTCGGCATCAAGCAGCGCTTCCACGTGGTCACGTCGAACTACGTGGCGCGCGAGTTTGGCATCAAGAAGATGACGCTGATTACGGAGGCGCGCAAGTTGTGTCCGGAGCTGGTGCTGGTCGACGGAGAGGACATCAGCAAGTACAAGCAGATGTCGGCACGGATCAACGAGATTATGCACAAGTTTAGCGGGAATGTGGAGAAGCTGGGGCTGGACGAGAACTATTTGGATGTAACGAAGGAGATTAGCGAGCAGCTGGAGCAGGGTGTGGAGGCGGGGTTGTTGGACCGGGTTGAGGGTTACGTGTATCCGCCGTTGGAGGGTTGTTCCGAGAGGGAGGCGTTTCGGAGGGCTTGCGGTTGTGGCTGTGATCGGCGGTTGATTTTGGGCACGCACATGGCGAAGGAGATTCGAGACTGCA GCGAGGAGCTGGGGTTGAAGTGTTGCGCGGGGGTTGCGCACAATAAGCTGCTGGCGAAGTTGGTCGGGAGTGTGAACAAGCAGAACAAACAGACGGTGCTGCTGCCGAATTGTGGGTCGAGTTTTTTGGCATCGCTGGGGTCGGTAAAGGCGCTGACGGGGATTGGGGAGAAGACGGCGGAGATTTTGGAGGAGGTTGGTGTGAAGACGGTGCGGGATCTGCAGGAGACGTCGGTGGAGAAGCTAGCGAAGCGGTTGGGACTGGAGCAGGCTGGTCGGTTGAAGGAAATTGCCTTTGGAAAGGACGATACGCCGGTTAAGGCGACGGGAA CAAAGTCCGTTGGTTTGGAAGATTCCTGCCCGGCGATCTCGATCCGGGCGGACGCCGAGGACAAGTTCCGACACTTGATAGTGCGACTGGTGAAGAACATCGCCGAAGACGGTCGGATTCCGATCGCGATCAAGGTCACCATCCGGAAGCATGACTCCGTCCGAAGAACGAGCCACCGCGAGTGCAAACAGGACAAAATCATGCCGTCGTTCTTTCGCCACAAGGACGGCAAACTGGTGCTGGCCGACGGAGCCCAGGACAAAATCCTCGCCATCGTGATGAAGCTGTTCGAGCGGATGGTCGACCTGCAGCAGCCCTTCAACATCACTCTACTCGGGCTGTCCTTCTTCAAGTTCCAAGAGCGCCGAATGGGCACCAAATCCATCGCCAACTTCCTCATCAAAAAGTCCGACATCGAGGTGCAGTCCATCACCAACCTGAGCAACGAATCCATCACCCTCAGCGACAGCTTCACCTCCAACAAATCGTCTCTCTCGATGTCCACCGCGATGGACTGCGACTCTGCCTCGCTCGCGTCCCTCTCCGGTTCCGAGTCGGACGCGGAGCCGTCCCCGAAAAAGTGCCGCCGCCTGGCCACCTTCCTCGCGCGCAAAAGTGGCCTCCTCTCGGCCAACGAAGACGATTCGTCCTCGCCGAGCAAACTGCGCGTCGCAGACCTGCGGCTCAACTCGAAAGAGTACGACCAGGAACCCTGCAGCAGCAGCCACAACAACCCCGCAGACATTCCATCCACCTCCAAATCGCCCAGCTTCTTCAAGAACCACCTCTCGTCGTCCACGCCGGCCAAAGTGTCGCCGCTGACGTTGGAGCCGACGTCCACCGCCACCAATCTGCCTTCAAACGTTGACCCAGAAGTGTTTAACGCGCTGCCGCCGGACGTCCAGCAGGAGCTGCTGCAAAACTGGCGAATAGCAGCGACGCCAACGAGTAGCAGTAGCAACGCCGCGGCAGCGGCAACAACAGCCGCAAGCAGCAGTTCGAAAAGCAACACACTCCATCGGTACTTTGTTAAGAATACTTAG
- the LOC6052083 gene encoding THAP domain-containing protein 5 — MAATASEKGRVCCIVACPNARVGSANPTVGYHPFPAEDAALRRLWISFVGPANRTERFRWRGKYICSEHFQTAEVIERDGEKVLLEDSIPTIFAVDEDDDEEEEEVPPLELKVETEVPKFGAVPIEEVVVEEEIELRSLFCRICLGKHQVGMVPLSSRLRDHLLLDMILAVTGLNITSEESFRTRFVRVA; from the exons ATGGCCGCCACCGCTAGCGAGAAGGGGCGCGTGTGCTGCATCGTGGCCTGCCCGAACGCGCGGGTCGGCTCCGCCAACCCGACCGTCGGCTATCATCCCTTTCCGGCGGAGGACGCCGCCCTGCGACGGCTGTGGATTTCGTTTGTGGGCCCGGCCAATCGAACCGAGCGGTTCCGCTGGCGTGGCAAGTACATCTGCTCGGAGCACTTCCAGACGGCGGAGGTTATCGAGCGGGACGGGGAGAAGGTGCTGCTGGAGGATT cGATTCCGACTATCTTTGCCGTGGATGAGGATGATgatgaagaggaggaggaggtccCTCCGCTGGAGCTGAAGGTTGAGACGGAGGTGCCCAAGTTCGGTGCGGTTCCGATCGAGGAAGTGGTCGTCGAGGAGGAGATCGAGCTGCGAAGTTTGTTCTGCCGAATCTGTCTCGGGAAGCACCAGGTCGGGATGGTTCCGCTGAGTTCGCGGCTGCGTGACCACCTGCTGCTGGACATGATCCTGGCGGTGACGGGGCTGAACATCACTTCGGAGGAATCGTTCCGAACCAGATTTGTCCGGGTTGCGTGA
- the LOC119769492 gene encoding zinc finger protein 771-like gives MMDGGRLEQYYNTCAGSPVELPNQNYLSGLIAAADVVQLEKKNKPKIEVLAVETIVPSTPVAAVLPIEETVIEEIPIAMEEEHLYEVDIDGEVISIVDESMPEDEGDDDEVESVYSDVVVDKIALPKAEVVKPIGKVEPSVKEPQLAIIPQATPKLDQPSTSYHVPRPTVMDPRSCHVCFTHFTEAKQLVLHLNSHAGMLPYRCERCHTDGTPHQQIETVAALNDHVGRHQFPFQCGFCDKRFASEQALFEHMRALHESEPEPETGGFTCKTCGQQFAKRALYRHHMIRHEALEDERFRCEDCGRIFGSALLLRLHRKIHTGEWKGFLCNRAMPYGILSRRQHKNTDG, from the coding sequence ATGATGGACGGAGGCCGGTTGGAACAGTATTACAACACGTGCGCGGGTAGTCCGGTGGAGCTGCCCAACCAGAACTACTTGAGCGGGTTGATTGCGGCTGCCGACGTCGTGCAGCTAGAGAAGAAGAATAAGCCTAAGATTGAAGTGTTGGCCGTGGAGACGATTGTACCGTCCACGCCAGTCGCAGCGGTGCTGCCGATTGAGGAAACGGTTATTGAAGAGATCCCAATCGCTATGGAGGAGGAACATCTGTACGAGGTGGACATAGATGGTGAGGTCATCAGCATCGTGGACGAATCGATGCCGGAAGACGAAGGAGACGACGACGAGGTTGAGAGTGTCTACAGCGATGTGGTCGTGGACAAGATTGCGCTGCCGAAAGCGGAGGTCGTCAAACCGATTGGAAAGGTAGAACCTTCGGTGAAAGAACCACAACTCGCAATCATTCCTCAAGCGACACCAAAGCTGGACCAACCGAGCACGTCCTACCACGTTCCGCGACCCACCGTGATGGACCCCAGGTCGTGCCATGTTTGCTTCACGCACTTCACAGAAGCTAAGCAACTCGTCCTTCATCTTAACTCCCACGCCGGAATGCTCCCGTACCGGTGCGAACGGTGCCACACCGACGGAACGCCCCACCAGCAGATTGAAACGGTGGCCGCGCTCAACGACCATGTCGGCCGGCACCAGTTCCCGTTTCAGTGTGGCTTCTGCGACAAACGCTTCGCCAGCGAGCAGGCTCTGTTTGAGCACATGCGAGCCCTGCACGAAAGCGAACCGGAGCCGGAAACGGGCGGATTCACGTGCAAGACGTGCGGCCAGCAGTTCGCCAAGCGGGCCCTCTACCGGCACCACATGATCCGCCACGAGGCACTCGAGGACGAACGGTTCCGGTGCGAAGACTGCGGTCGCATCTTCGGATCGGCGCTGCTGCTGCGTCTGCACCGCAAAATTCACACGGGTGAGTGGAAAGGCTTTTTATGCAATAGGGCCATGCCGTACGGGATTCTCAGCCGGCGGCAGCACAAAAACACGGACGGCTAG
- the LOC6052082 gene encoding zinc finger protein OZF translates to MIHNSPPQLNPHTCYVCNVSYEDNRALEAHLEQHVAMLPYRCEQCSTQDCPKVAKSLVQLNKHLRTHQYAFQCGRCPLRFPTKKSRKLHIYHVHSDSSADGYTCQICGQFFKQRRHFRVHMTNHRAKEKETFKCAHCGKPFNNGTLLRRHELIHTGEKPFECDRCGRRFNHKDNFLVHKRKHIDERGYRCSECDKQFFDAVNLRYHMATHFPDDPRYRRPLREPGDPDRQYFCDVEGCDYSTRNASTLHYHRGTHDKKFQCEFCLWRWPTNACLRQHIRQVHEGRRLPRRFQCPHCPKKFPSRQKLDMHVDVHENNRRFRCRFCDRTFVQSGNCTQHERTHTNEKPFGCTYCSSKFTTAKGRKRHEVARHSSAEQQVGTQVGREEVVEETSAAKDLKVIVEMIGVDESVLLEAAPLDGVVHEGVQGFQIVEMRQDGANSHANFSPVVVFENQESQ, encoded by the exons ATGATACACA ATTCGCCGCCGCAGCTGAATCCGCACACGTGCTACGTGTGCAACGTCTCCTACGAGGACAACCGCGCCCTGGAGGCGCATCTGGAACAACACGTCGCCATGCTACCGTACCGCTGCGAGCAGTGCTCCACCCAGGACTGCCCAAAGGTGGCCAAATCGTTGGTTCAGCTGAACAAGCATCTGCGCACGCACCAGTACGCGTTCCAGTGCGGCCGCTGTCCGCTGCGCTTTCCGACGAAAAAGTCCCGCAAGCTTCACATCTACCACGTGCACTCGGATTCCAGCGCCGACGGGTACACGTGCCAGATTTGCGGGCAATTCTTCAAACAGCGTCGACACTTCCGGGTGCACATGACCAACCACCGGGCCAAGGAGAAGGAAACGTTCAAGTGCGCGCACTGCGGAAAGCCGTTCAACAACGGCACGCTGCTGAGGCGGCACGAGCTCATTCACACCGGGGAAAAACCGTTCGAATGTGACAGGTGTGGGAGGCGGTTCAATCACAAGGACAACTTCTTGGTCCACAAGCGGAAACACATCGATGAACGGGGTTATCGCTGCAGCGAGTGCGACAAGCAATTTTTCGACGCGGTCAACCTGCGGTACCATATGGCAACTCACTTCCCGGACGACCCACGGTACAGGCGACCACTGCGAGAACCGGGAGATCCGGACAGGCAGTACTTTTGCGACGTCGAGGGTTGTGACTACAGTACGCGAAACGCTTCGACGTTGCACTACCACAGAGGCACACACGACAAGAAGTTCCAGTGCGAGTTTTGTCTTTGGCGCTGGCCAACAAACGCGTGTCTCAGGCAGCACATTCGCCAGGTTCACGAAGGTCGACGACTGCCACGCCGGTTCCAATGCCCTCATTGCCCGAAGAAGTTCCCCAGCCGGCAAAAGCTGGACATGCACGTAGACGTGCACGAGAACAATCGCCGGTTTCGGTGCCGTTTTTGCGACCGGACGTTCGTGCAGAGCGGGAACTGTACCCAGCACGAGCGAACGCACACCAACGAGAAGCCTTTTGGTTGCACGTACTGTTCGTCCAAGTTTACCACTGCTAAGGGTCGGAAGCGGCACGAGGTGGCGCGGCATTCGTCGGCGGAGCAGCAGGTGGGCACGCAGGTTGGGCGGGAGGAGGTGGTGGAAGAAACGTCGGCCGCTAAGGATCTTAAGGTGATTGTCGAGATGATCGGCGTGGACGAGTCGGTCCTGCTGGAGGCTGCACCGCTGGACGGCGTCGTGCATGAGGGGGTGCAGGGATTCCAAATCGTTGAGATGCGGCAGGATGGGGCGAATTCGCATGCCAATTTTAGTCCGGTTGTCGTGTTTGAAAACCAAGAATCTCAGTAG
- the LOC6052080 gene encoding probable prefoldin subunit 5 produces the protein MSAISATEKPQMQQIDLNTLNLQQLTQLKNQLDQELTVFQESLQTLKMARVKYSGSKEALEQFKPDWNEKQILVPLTGSMYVPGTIKDADNVIIDIGTGYYVENDLDSAKNFFKRRVDFVQEQMEKIEVLGMEKSKIRDAIREVMEIKLLQFEKEMMKKREAGGDAE, from the exons ATGTCGGCCATTTCCGCTACCGAGAAGCCGCAGATGCAGCAGATTGATCTCAACACACTTAACCTGCAGCAGCTGACCCAGCTCAAGAACCAGCTGGACCAG GAGCTGACCGTATTCCAGGAGTCGCTACAGACGCTGAAGATGGCACGCGTCAAGTACTCCGGCTCGAAGGAGGCGCTCGAGCAGTTCAAGCCGGACTGGAACGAGAAGCAGATCCTGGTGCCGCTGACTGGGAGCATGTACGTGCCGGGCACGATCAAGGACGCGGACAACGTGATCATCGACATCGGCACCGGCTATTACGTGGAGAAT GACCTGGACAGCGCGAAGAACTTCTTCAAGCGGCGCGTGGATTTTGTCCAGGAGCAGATGGAGAAGATCGAGGTGCTGGGAATGGAAAAGTCGAAGATCCGGGACGCGATTCGCGAGGTGATGGAGATTAAGCTGCTGCAGTTCGAGAAGGAGATGATGAAGAAGCGCGAGGCGGGCGGTGACGCGGAGTAG
- the LOC6052079 gene encoding translocon-associated protein subunit alpha, giving the protein MKSLLIFALLVLPAVLLTVDGGSRLMAHAAEDELDEELDVEVEGEDASVTGQAEETETDDEPETTKSPDADTFLLFTRPLHSAGSGSQFELPAGYPVEFLVGFANKGSDDFIVETVEASFRYPMDFNYFIQNFSAIAYNREIKPGHEATVSYSFLPSESFAGRPFGLNIALNYRDASGNQFSEAVFNETVSIIEVDEGLDGETFFLYVFLAAVVVLLLVLGQQFLGSYGKRKRSPAVRKTVETGTTNTKDVDYEWIPAETLKKIQNSPKGGKVSPKQSPRQRKAKRAVGDD; this is encoded by the exons ATGAAGAGTCTGTTGATTTTTGCCCTGCTGGTTCTGCCAGCGGTTCTGCTCACCGTGGACGGTg GTTCCCGGTTGATGGCCCACGCTGCCGAAGATGAATTGGACGAGGAACTGGACGTGGAGGTTGAGGGAGAGGACGCGTCGGTGACGGGCCAGGCTGAGGAAACGGAAACGGACGACGAGCCGGAAACGACGAAATCCCCGGACGCCGATACGTTCCTGTTGTTTACCCGTCCGCTGCACTCCGCTGGTTCCGGATCGCAGTTTGAGCTTCCGGCCGGCTACCCGGTTGAGTTCCTGGTCGGATTCGCCAACAAGGGAAGCGACGATTTCATCGTGGAAACCGTCGAGGCTTCGTTCCGCTATCCGATGGACTTTAACTACTTCATCCAGAACTTCTCGGCCATCGCGTACAACCGCGAGATCAAGCCCGGCCACGAAGCGACCGTTTCGTACTCGTTCCTGCCATCGGAATCGTTCGCCGGACGTCCATTCGGGCTGAACATTGCGCTGAACTACCGCGACGCCAGCGGCAACCAGTTCTCGGAGGCCGTCTTCAACGAAACCGTCTCGATCATCGAGGTCGACGAGGGTCTGGACGGCGAGACGTTCTTCCTGTACGTGTTCCTGGCCGCCGTCGTGGTGCTGCTGCTTGTCCTCGGCCAGCAGTTCCTCGGTTCGTACGGCAAGCGCAAGCGATCGCCGGCGGTGCGCAAGACCGTTGAAACCGGAACCACCAACACCAAGGACGTCGACTACGAGTGGATCCCCGCGGAGACGCTCAAGAAGATCC AAAACTCCCCCAAGGGCGGCAAAGTGTCCCCCAAGCAGAGCCCCCGGCAGCGAAAGGCAAAGCGGGCCGTCGGAGACGACTAA